In Phocoena sinus isolate mPhoSin1 chromosome X, mPhoSin1.pri, whole genome shotgun sequence, a genomic segment contains:
- the LOC116747129 gene encoding endogenous retrovirus group K member 13-1 Env polyprotein-like: MSEKEKPKDSMTETLVPPLQQLSFKSTCHRETQTSPEHLEPKLLGTQRRGKKRRYAASTLDAQRVTWGAIKRLCQDAENAVNIQKIPLTTANFFVAMLSLLSVQVNANDTYWAYFPDFPILHACTWKDAIIPVTSSFPELTDGVRGVQGYEQFVVNNNFSFKGQSDFPPICFFLNSERLGKSDRVKNGCLPIVNSAFLTDSPKEDNNVKRNLWVLLGRFMGQNKVDNKVQFVSTKHPQRYPDCDNALSKATEEWKWIDDDGGYPYWIYCMNNKEIRINIPGTKYYVSDWSINTPESNYRQYLKYAANYAWNDSMIPSQIKVNRWNSHGWVAPIYTFTNNNETSFQPQLWRLPLATSSIILRRPNVQESKYFIQACVASPYSILLTNKTEKLQIIKNNGRFFITCDECALTTCVNSNMNIKTIMLLKRPAYIMLPVSLSEPWYTDTGVEIIKQAGELMRPKRFVATLILGISALIGILSSFSIATYSLVKEVQTAQYANTLSKNISLALATQEAIDRKLEAKVDALEEAILHIGQELTALKIRLSLTCHTKFSWICVTPLKVNESEYTWEKIQMHILNVWNSSDIGIDLDRLHKQIHDIATFQYDMDPSKAAAEFLNNLKSYLKEGSFMHILINYGAADIVVILLLICFPVIIRLIQAALQSVYQTKVELHAAFLKNKKGGDVESHLKSTAGPQQG; the protein is encoded by the coding sequence atgtcagagaaagagaaaccgAAGGACTCAATGACAGAAACGCTGGTTCCCCCGCTGCAGCAATTATCATTTAAGTCCACATGTCATAGAGAGACTCAAACTTCTCCTGAGCATTTAGAGCCTAAGCTTCTTGGGACCCAACGCCggggaaaaaagaggagatatgCTGCTTCTACTTTAGATGCGCAACGGGTAACGTGGGGAGCTATAAAAAGGCTTTGCCAGGATGCTGAAAATGCTGTAAACATTCAAAAAATACCTTTGACTACCGCTAACTTTTTTGTGGCCATGTTAAGTCTTTTATCAGTACAGGTAAATGCTAACGATACGTACTGGgcttattttcctgattttcctaTACTACATGCTTGTACATGGAAAGATGCTATTATTCCGGTAACTTCCTCATTTCCTGAACTAACTGATGGTGTTCGTGGTGTACAAGGCTATGAACAATTTgttgtaaataataatttttcttttaaggggCAATCGGATTTTCCTccgatttgtttctttttaaattctgagaGGTTAGGAAAATCAGATCGTGTAAAAAATGGATGTTTACCGATAGTAAATTCAGCCTTTTTAACTGATTCTCCTAAAGAGGATAATAATGTTAAAAGAAACTTATGGGTGTTATTAGGAAGATTTATGGGACAAAATAAGGTAGATAATAAAGTACAATTTGTCAGCACAAAACATCCTCAAAGATACCCAGATTGTGATAATGCTTTAAGTAAggcaacagaggaatggaaatggattgatgatgatggtggatATCCTTATTGGATATACTGtatgaataataaagaaattcGTATTAATATTCCTGGAACTAAGTATTATGTATCAGATTGGAGTATTAATACCCCTGAAAGTAATTACcggcaatatttaaaatatgctgcAAATTATGCTTGGAATGATTCTATGATTCCCTcacaaataaaagtaaatagatgGAACAGTCATGGATGGGTAGCACCTATATATACATTTACTAATAACAATGAGACTTCCTTTCAACCACAATTATGGAGATTGCCCTTAGCTACAAGTTCAATTATATTAAGAAGGCCTAATGTTCAAGAGAGTAAGTATTTTATCCAGGCTTGTGTGGCTTCTCCATATTCCATATTATTGActaataaaactgagaaattacaaattataaaaaacaatgGAAGGTTTTTTATAACTTGTGATGAATGTGCATTAACAACCTGTGTGAACTCcaatatgaatataaaaacaattatgtTATTAAAAAGACCAGCTTATATTATGTTGCCAGTATCTTTATCAGAACCATGGTATACAGATACAGGAGTTGAAATTATAAAACAAGCTGGAGAATTAATGCGGCCTAAAAGATTTGTAGCAACTTTAATATTAGGTATATCTGCTTTAATAGgtattttaagttcattttcaaTTGCCACATATAGTTTGGTTAAAGAGGTACAGACAGCTCAATATGCTAATACTTTATCAAAGAATATTTCATTGGCATTAGCTACTCAAGAAGCAATTGATAGAAAATTGGAAGCAAAGGTTGATGCTTTGGAAGAAGCAATTTTACATATTGGACAAGAACTTACTGCATTAAAAATAAGACTTTCTTTAACATGCCATACAAAATTTTCTTGGATATGTGTTACTCCTCTAAAGGTAAATGAATCTGAATATACTTGGGAAAAAATACAGATGCATATATTGAATGTTTGGAATTCCAGTGATATAGGGATAGATTTAGATCGTCTTCATAAACAGATTCATGATATTGCTACTTTTCAGTATGATATGGACCCTTCCAAAGCAGcagcagaatttttaaataatttaaaatcttaccTTAAAGAGGGATCCTTTATGCACATTCTAATAAACTATGGTGCAGCTGATATAGTGGTAATTTTGCTTCTTATTTGTTTTCCAGTCATCATCAGATTAATACAAGCAGCACTACAGAGCGTGTATCAAACCAAGGTTGAACTACATGCTgccttcttaaaaaataaaaaagggggagatgtggagAGCCACCTGAAAAGTACTGCtgggcctcagcaaggctga